In Erigeron canadensis isolate Cc75 chromosome 7, C_canadensis_v1, whole genome shotgun sequence, one DNA window encodes the following:
- the LOC122609099 gene encoding uncharacterized protein LOC122609099: MYADLKPIYWWPNIKGEVAHCVERCLTYARVKADHKKPYGMLQQLEIPELVGGYVKGMCIRVWWSMDDHLKLIEFAYNNSYHVSIGMSPFEMLYGNRCRTPSCWLEPDEKQFMGPGIIEITAEKVNIAKEALRLARERHKTYADKKRRSIEF, encoded by the coding sequence ATGTATGCAGATTTGAAGCCTATTTATTGGTGGCCGAACATTAAAGGCGAAGTTGCACATTGTGTTGAAAGATGTTTGACTTATGCACGTGTAAAAGCTGATCACAAAAAGCCATATGGAATGTTGCAACAGTTGGAGATTCCGGAATTGGTTGGTGGATATGTTAAGGGCATGTGTATTAGAGTATGGTGGAGCATGGATgatcatttgaaattgattgaatttGCTTATAATAACAGTTATCATGTAAGTATTGGAATGTCACCTTTTGAAATGCTTTATGGTAACAGATGTAGGACTCCAAGTTGTTGGTTGGAGCCTGATGAAAAGCAGTTTATGGGTCCTGGGATCATTGAGATCACAGCTGAAAAAGTTAACATTGCTAAGGAAGCACTTCGTCTAGCTAGAGAACGACATAAAACTTATGCCGACAAGAAAAGAAGGTCGATTGAGTTTTAA